Below is a window of Microcebus murinus isolate Inina chromosome 3, M.murinus_Inina_mat1.0, whole genome shotgun sequence DNA.
TGCATTAGAACCCAGAACAGCTGGGCAGAGATAAAATCTTCCTGGGTTATGAGGTAAGTTTTGCATTGTATTTCCATATCGCACAGTTTTTCTATCTTCTGAGACAAAAAGTTTACGATGTGCTGTTTCAGGATCTAGAATTACATCTACTTGAAATTGCTTGATAATTTTGTTAAGGCCAGAATATTGTGGAGGAAGGACAGTAACCATATTAATCTGAATGAAAAAGGTTCAGGGCATTTTAGGTTATTATATCTGTGATAGATACTCTTAATATCTGCCAGTAATTCCAGTTCTGACTTCACATACTTGCGCTCTGTCTGCTTCAATAGATCTTTTAATAAAGAGGCATGATCTGAAAATCTTGTTAGGTTTTCCTTTAGTTTTGCTAAAACATCCATCTCTTCATCTTGTAATTGCCTAAGAACAGTCTCCTGCTGATTTTGGAGAAACAACCTAAGTTGCTCAAATTCAGACTTGACTTCTTCTCTCCTATGTTTTACCTGTTTTTTCAGTTCCAATGATTTTCTGGTTTGCatagttaacattttttcaaatagttCCACACTCTCCTTCCATGATTTGATGTAACTCTCCAAATTTTTCCTATGAAAGCGTACAGCCTTTTCTATGGACCAAACACGGTGTTGCTCGTGGGCAGTGGAGGAATTGCACTGCAGACATAAAACCTCCAGGTCATTTTCACAGAAAAAGGTCACAATCTGATTGTGCTTCTCACATACGAGATTTTCTTCCTGCCGCTTCctcttgttgcttcttacctGGAGTAGCTTAGCAGTCTGAGACAAATTACCCAGTTGTTCATTGCTTATGAATTTCCTTTCTGGAGAGCAGAAGTGGCAAACAGGGCAGGGGAAACTATTAATGAGATCCTTCCAGGACACACTGATGCAGGGGCGACAGAAGTTATGCCCACAGCTGATGGTCACTGGGTCTTTGAAGTAGTCCAGACAGATGGGACAGCTAGCCTCTGTTTGCAGGTCTGCCAGGGCTGTTGCAGACTCCATTGAGCTGGTGGTGGGTATAAGGTAATGCTTCTTTTAGCAAAGCCTGGTTCTCTAGAGCTCAAGATCCAGTAGGCAGTGGATATCTTTCCCCAGACCTTGAAAGCTGGCCAGCTTTTTGTTTTGCTGACTTGGTGTGTTGATGACAGTCTCTAACCTTTAGCTCTGTGCCTTTAGTTCCAGAGTGTGCTGCCAACAATGCTTCACAGCCTGTAGCCTATTGAATATTAGAACATTAGCTGGGCTGCTGCTAAGATTCCCACTCAGGGATCTTAAGTCAAGCttaatcattttcttattcaagaaAGCAGCCTCAGAACCAAGATAAGGAatcctaatgggtgcagtgctcaccatctgggggatggacttgcttgaagctctgactcaggtagggcaagGGCCACAtgagtaacctaaacatttgtacccctgtaa
It encodes the following:
- the LOC105856106 gene encoding LOW QUALITY PROTEIN: tripartite motif-containing protein 60-like (The sequence of the model RefSeq protein was modified relative to this genomic sequence to represent the inferred CDS: inserted 2 bases in 2 codons); its protein translation is MESATALADLQTEASCPICLDYFKDPVTISCGHNFCRPCISVSWKDLINSFPCPVCHFCSPERKFISNEQLGNLSQTAKLLQVRSNKRKRQEENLVCEKHNQIVTFFCENDLEVLCLQCNSSTAHEQHRVWSIEKAVRFHRKNLESYIKSWKESVELFEKMLTMQTRKSLELKKQVKHRREEVKSEFEQLRLFLQNQQETVLRQLQDEEMDVLAKLKENLTRFSDHASLLKDLLKQTERKYVKSELELLADIKSIYHRYNNLKCPEPFSFRLXMVTVLPPQYSGLNKIIKQFQVDVILDPETAHRKLFVSEDRKTVRYGNTMQNLPHNPGRFYLCPAVLGSNAYRCGRQYWEEVKDKPEWVMGVCDDSLPRRKKSQNQPMLVKNGLWGIGRCNQSNYIALGPKKANFLPKVMPSKIGIFLDFEMSEISFYNXDRSLLYTFNDNFAGRLWPYFYTGTDSKPLKICTVRDSE